In one window of Musa acuminata AAA Group cultivar baxijiao chromosome BXJ3-2, Cavendish_Baxijiao_AAA, whole genome shotgun sequence DNA:
- the LOC103975936 gene encoding lysine-rich arabinogalactan protein 19 produces MESLWCTTLCFMSLACIGIGIAGAQAPAAAPSQQPPPTAATAPVTSPPTSSQTSPQVPPASSPSPPVLPPPPATPPPLTPPPALAPLPPAPTSPPPTSPSPAVPPPTLPPVTPPSPQVPTPAPAALVPVSAPPELSPAPAPAKSKKKHRRRRRHKKKHAQAPAPTLHSPPAPAVPTPPEENVPSPAPQPDDLNRSSVISEVGWWARTVLAILVLSWSYY; encoded by the exons ATGGAGTCCTTGTGGTGCACTACTCTTTGTTTCATGTCGCTTGCATGCATTGGAATCGGCATCGCCGGAGCCCAAGCACCGGCTGCTGCACCATCTCAACAACCACCACCCACCGCTGCTACAGCTCCGGTCACGTCGCCACCTACGTCCAGCCAAACAAGCCCGCAAGTACCTCCGGCTTCTTCACCCAGCCCACCGGTGCTGCCACCACCACCAGCCACACCTCCACCGCTAACGCCTCCCCCGGCATTGGCACCTTTACCACCAGCGCCTACTTCACCGCCGCCAACATCGCCATCACCGGCTGTGCCTCCACCGACTCTGCCACCCGTTACACCGCCATCGCCGCAAGTGCCAACCCCGGCTCCAGCTGCGCTCGTGCCAGTATCGGCACCGCCCGAGCTCAGCCCTGCACCTGCTCCTGCAAAGAGTAAGAAGAAgcaccggaggaggaggaggcataaGAAGAAGCATGCACAAGCACCCGCTCCTACATTGCACAGCCCGCCGGCACCGGCTGTACCAACACCCCCAGAGGAGAACGTTCCCAGCCCGGCGCCACAACCGGATGACTTG AATAGGAGCAGTGTCATATCTGAGGTGGGATGGTGGGCGAGAACCGTACTCGCGATTCTGGTGCTGTCATGGAGTTACTACTGA
- the LOC135586100 gene encoding uncharacterized protein LOC135586100 isoform X2 gives MSLLRKKKKKKKKRSQPNPCSNYTTWKKGPNSSLLPAMWAHHLLFVFSTGLHRRTAAKAHDSRPWLGLACGNCTAVTRLTIKVLPPFRLLPPLRFPFCWGSPYPTLQSSAFMSGMKIVFTGNPNLMFDFNSFLSRWNPVTFEESLDFVKKVKVLRFQARDYQLYLSLSDILSQKEQTPPEIYHNDHDDLCKELMRFKPHVRERRINKHNSFGMSLLLMSVFLLSLFLMFEQPLRYVVQQAFGT, from the exons atgagtttattaaggaaaaagaaaaagaaaaagaaaaagagaagccaACCCAACCCCTGCAGCAATTATACAACGTGGAAGAAAGGTCCAAACTCCTCTCTGTTGCCAGCTATGTGGGCCCATCACCTCCTCTTTGTTTTCTCGACTGGGCTCCACCGGCGTACGGCTGCAAAAGCGCACGATTCCCGGCCGTGGCTTGGCTTGGCTTGCGGTAACTGCACGGCGGTGACTAGACTGACAATCAAAGTCTTGCCCCCGTTTCGTCTCCTCCCACCCCTCCGCTTCCCATTTTGCTGGGGTTCTCCCTACCCAACTCTTCAATCCTCTGCTTTT ATGTCCGGGATGAAAATTGTGTTCACAGGAAATCCAAATCTGATGTTTGACTTCAATTCCTTCCTGTCGAGATGGAACCCTGTTACGTTTGAAGAATCTCTCGACTTTGTGAAGAAAGTAAAG GTCTTGCGTTTTCAGGCTCGTGACTACCAGTTATACCTGTCATTGTCTGACATTCTCAGCCAGAAGGAGCAGACACCCCCAGAAATTTACCATAAT GATCATGATGATCTGTGCAAGGAGCTAATGCGTTTCAAACCTCATGTCCGAGAAAGAAGGATTAACAAGCACAACTCATTCGGAATGTCGCTTTTGCTCATGTCtgtatttcttttgagtttgTTCTTAATGTTTGAGCAACCTCTGAGATATGTTGTTCAACAAGCTTTTGGAACCTAG
- the LOC135631211 gene encoding proline-rich receptor-like protein kinase PERK9 — translation MSSPPPSPSATPPSTSPPPPTSLSPPPPSNSPPPAPNAPPPTPPSPPPASPPPPTPPPPADVPPPPVVTSPPPPAPPPPSVSPPPPALSPPPASTPPPPASTPPPPPSASTPPAAAPPPPPPSATPPPTNSPPPPPSATPPPTISPPPPGSQSPPPAPAPSNSTGGTPPAPPKPPSPPSPSPSASHRAPADPISPSSNGSGIPTSDVGQKSGQSSGDGGMKAGPAVAVALVTAVVLLGLLGAITWIVRRKRRKPPANYESGFAMSSPYQSSVMSESSHQRSPSAPLVHHHNHHKSGSLASESMVASTIGSATSWFSYEELYEITNGFSPQNILGEGGFGCVYKGCLSDGREVAVKQLKVGSGQGEREFKAEVEIISRVHHRHLVSLVGYCISDNQRLLVYDYVPNGTLESHLHGKGGPAMDWATRVKVAAGAARGIAYLHEDCHPRIIHRDIKTSNILLDNKFEAQVSDFGLARLAMDACTHVTTRVMGTFGYLAPEYASSGKLTERSDVFSFGVVLLELITGRKPVDGTRPLGDESLVEWARPLLAHAIETGEFGELPDSRLEDAYDDTEMFRMIEAAAACTRHSAAMRPRMGKVVRVLDSLSDVDLHNGVKPGQSEVFNVGQTADIRLFQRLAFGSQEFSSEYSQSNWSRQSDL, via the exons ATGTCCTCCCCTCCACCCTCTCCGTCGGCGACACCACCTTCAACTTCCCCGCCTCCACCTACTTCCCTCTCCCCGCCTCCCCCCTCCAACTCACCACCCCCTGCTCCCAATGCCCCTCCTCCTACCCCGCCCTCTCCACCACCAGCATCACCACCACCGCCAACACCACCACCCCCTGCGGATGTTCCTCCTCCACCTGTTGTCACTTCTCCGCCGCCACCGGCCCCTCCACCACCATCTGtttctcctccaccgccggcaTTGTCTCCTCCACCGGCTTCAACTCCGCCTCCACCGGCTTCAACTCCGCCTCCACCACCTTCTGCCTCCActcctcctgctgctgctcctcctcctccaccaccatctGCTACACCACCGCCCACTAACTCACCACCGCCTCCACCATCGGCTACACCGCCGCCTACTATTTCTCCCCCGCCGCCTGGCAGCCAATCACCACCTCCTGCCCCTGCTCCCAGTAATTCTACGGGCGGTACACCCCCTGCTCCACCCAAacccccttctcctccttcaccctctccctcTGCCTCACATCGAGCTCCAGCTGATCCGATCAGCCCAAGTTCCAACGGGTCGGGAATTCCTACTTCAGATGTGGGACAGAAGAGTGGCCAATCCTCAGGAGATGGCGGCATGAAGGCTGGACCTGCTGTAGCTGTTGCGCTGGTAACTGCTGTTGTGTTACTTGGCCTGCTAGGAGCCATCACGTGGATCGTAAGGAGAAAGCGAAGGAAGCCACCTGCTAACTATGAATCAGGCTTTGCCATGTCTTCACCATACCAGTCCTCAGTAATGTCAG AGTCGTCCCACCAGAGGTCTCCATCGGCTCCTCTTGTCCACCACCACAACCACCACAAGTCTGGAAGTCTGGCATCTGAGTCGATGGTAGCCAGCACGATAGGTAGCGCAACGTCGTGGTTTTCCTACGAAGAGCTGTACGAGATAACCAATGGCTTCTCACCTCAGAATATTTTGGGGGAAGGAGGATTTGGTTGTGTCTACAAAGGGTGCTTATCCGACGGAAGAGAAGTGGCTGTGAAGCAATTGAAGGTGGGCAGTGGCCAGGGAGAGCGCGAATTCAAAGCCGAAGTTGAGATCATCAGCCGTGTCCACCATCGCCATTTGGTCTCGCTCGTTGGATACTGCATCTCGGACAACCAAAGACTGCTCGTGTATGACTACGTCCCCAATGGAACACTCGAATCTCATCTTCACG GGAAAGGAGGGCCGGCCATGGATTGGGCAACGAGGGTTAAAGTCGCAGCTGGTGCAGCTCGTGGCATAGCTTACCTGCATGAGGATT GTCATCCAAGGATTATTCACAGAGATATAAAGACTTCGAACATTCTATTGGACAACAAGTTTGAAGCTCAG GTTTCTGACTTCGGGCTTGCAAGGTTGGCCATGGATGCCTGCACACATGTGACCACACGTGTAATGGGGACTTTTGG ATATTTAGCCCCAGAATATGCATCCAGTGGCAAGCTGACCGAGAGATCTGACGTGTTTTCCTTTGGAGTCGTGCTTCTGGAGCTCATCACCGGAAGAAAGCCTGTTGATGGCACTCGTCCTTTGGGCGATGAAAGCCTCGTTGAGTGG GCTCGACCATTGCTGGCCCATGCCATCGAAACTGGAGAGTTTGGAGAACTACCCGATTCGAGGCTGGAAGATGCCTACGACGACACCGAAATGTTTcggatgatcgaagcagctgccgCATGTACCCGTCACTCCGCAGCAATGAGGCCCCGAATGGGAAAG GTGGTCAGAGTTCTCGATAGTTTGAGCgacgttgacctccacaacggtgTCAAACCGGGTCAAAGCGAGGTGTTCAACGTGGGACAGACGGCAGATATCAGATTGTTTCAGCGGTTGGCATTTGGGAGCCAAGAATTCAGTTCGGAGTATAGCCAGTCCAATTGGAGTCGTCAATCAGATCTGTGA
- the LOC135586100 gene encoding uncharacterized protein LOC135586100 isoform X1 has translation MWAHHLLFVFSTGLHRRTAAKAHDSRPWLGLACGNCTAVTRLTIKVLPPFRLLPPLRFPFCWGSPYPTLQSSAFMSGMKIVFTGNPNLMFDFNSFLSRWNPVTFEESLDFVKKVKARDYQLYLSLSDILSQKEQTPPEIYHNLLFLFQDHDDLCKELMRFKPHVRERRINKHNSFGMSLLLMSVFLLSLFLMFEQPLRYVVQQAFGT, from the exons ATGTGGGCCCATCACCTCCTCTTTGTTTTCTCGACTGGGCTCCACCGGCGTACGGCTGCAAAAGCGCACGATTCCCGGCCGTGGCTTGGCTTGGCTTGCGGTAACTGCACGGCGGTGACTAGACTGACAATCAAAGTCTTGCCCCCGTTTCGTCTCCTCCCACCCCTCCGCTTCCCATTTTGCTGGGGTTCTCCCTACCCAACTCTTCAATCCTCTGCTTTT ATGTCCGGGATGAAAATTGTGTTCACAGGAAATCCAAATCTGATGTTTGACTTCAATTCCTTCCTGTCGAGATGGAACCCTGTTACGTTTGAAGAATCTCTCGACTTTGTGAAGAAAGTAAAG GCTCGTGACTACCAGTTATACCTGTCATTGTCTGACATTCTCAGCCAGAAGGAGCAGACACCCCCAGAAATTTACCATAAT TTGTTATTTCTCTTTCAGGATCATGATGATCTGTGCAAGGAGCTAATGCGTTTCAAACCTCATGTCCGAGAAAGAAGGATTAACAAGCACAACTCATTCGGAATGTCGCTTTTGCTCATGTCtgtatttcttttgagtttgTTCTTAATGTTTGAGCAACCTCTGAGATATGTTGTTCAACAAGCTTTTGGAACCTAG
- the LOC135586100 gene encoding uncharacterized protein LOC135586100 isoform X3 → MWAHHLLFVFSTGLHRRTAAKAHDSRPWLGLACGNCTAVTRLTIKVLPPFRLLPPLRFPFCWGSPYPTLQSSAFMSGMKIVFTGNPNLMFDFNSFLSRWNPVTFEESLDFVKKVKARDYQLYLSLSDILSQKEQTPPEIYHNDHDDLCKELMRFKPHVRERRINKHNSFGMSLLLMSVFLLSLFLMFEQPLRYVVQQAFGT, encoded by the exons ATGTGGGCCCATCACCTCCTCTTTGTTTTCTCGACTGGGCTCCACCGGCGTACGGCTGCAAAAGCGCACGATTCCCGGCCGTGGCTTGGCTTGGCTTGCGGTAACTGCACGGCGGTGACTAGACTGACAATCAAAGTCTTGCCCCCGTTTCGTCTCCTCCCACCCCTCCGCTTCCCATTTTGCTGGGGTTCTCCCTACCCAACTCTTCAATCCTCTGCTTTT ATGTCCGGGATGAAAATTGTGTTCACAGGAAATCCAAATCTGATGTTTGACTTCAATTCCTTCCTGTCGAGATGGAACCCTGTTACGTTTGAAGAATCTCTCGACTTTGTGAAGAAAGTAAAG GCTCGTGACTACCAGTTATACCTGTCATTGTCTGACATTCTCAGCCAGAAGGAGCAGACACCCCCAGAAATTTACCATAAT GATCATGATGATCTGTGCAAGGAGCTAATGCGTTTCAAACCTCATGTCCGAGAAAGAAGGATTAACAAGCACAACTCATTCGGAATGTCGCTTTTGCTCATGTCtgtatttcttttgagtttgTTCTTAATGTTTGAGCAACCTCTGAGATATGTTGTTCAACAAGCTTTTGGAACCTAG